In a genomic window of Streptomyces sp. SJL17-4:
- a CDS encoding DUF6571 family protein — translation MLTYQDVVTIDLTPLTTSAGKWDEMATSFHTLETDYKDSVQSVAEDGVWLGLSANSASGQFAGTRKQYAAAQVEAKAIASLLRDAHTQFVTLVKAVKDVVTQAQADEMIVDGQGKATWDSSKYKTSRNDPDYPEFQRKRYEAATEWTRRIDAAVKAVDDADQGAKLALTQAAGGNKGVIPGLPNQQYGFNGAAVGDIELYEAQKAQDIATRINSGEKVSAADYAELNRSFRDNAGNKAFSQTFLAGLGTEGTIKLSGKLNTKEHQDLERGLANTVAGATQVPGKTSEMPPGSKKFNEWLNSPDGKFYKEWTESLDKSGTKNFGSNTQPLYGYQSFVSMMQHADADYDDQFLYQLGDDLIAAEKEHEGIFTKWGGGWEEKGIESDPIDGLLGVMSKNPEAATAFFDPQGNGPAGDHVGNDHLKYLLGSGDDSREWPKNVITGYGVATYDDYTSRIGLGAALEAATTGREPNAAGAAFDQHSEAQARVMQETITVLDKDGKGDAVEQNLKAPLGRALADYTMDTHAILRGESPGDGSGIKANGEDSSITNDKHSLLRVMRGVSDAAYGTTPGGEPVLVYDLLYENQKLYSAEYLATARDAEAGQQNNVVGDWDNKARNVGEVYGAMTAIGSDMILDDRDTKIGNLNDAMRYTYHGVGGLFTQIPVVGDPIQRMVDAATYEYSKDVSAAAEDVARSKDSTATSAGIGGTNALMDAWGGTRGVQGSEAHEHAKGEAQQSFITGREDAYSALRTRK, via the coding sequence ATGCTGACGTACCAGGATGTCGTCACGATCGATCTCACGCCGCTGACCACTTCCGCGGGCAAGTGGGACGAGATGGCGACGAGCTTTCACACGTTGGAGACCGACTACAAGGATTCGGTGCAGTCCGTCGCCGAGGACGGTGTCTGGCTCGGGCTGAGCGCGAACTCCGCTTCGGGCCAGTTCGCCGGGACCCGTAAGCAGTACGCGGCCGCGCAGGTGGAGGCCAAGGCGATCGCCTCGCTGCTCCGGGACGCGCACACCCAGTTCGTCACGCTGGTCAAGGCGGTCAAAGACGTCGTCACCCAAGCCCAGGCGGACGAGATGATCGTCGATGGCCAGGGCAAGGCGACGTGGGACTCCTCCAAGTACAAGACCTCCCGGAACGATCCGGACTATCCGGAGTTCCAGCGCAAGCGCTACGAGGCGGCGACCGAGTGGACACGACGGATCGATGCCGCCGTGAAGGCCGTGGACGACGCCGACCAGGGGGCGAAGCTGGCCCTGACCCAGGCGGCCGGTGGGAACAAGGGCGTCATCCCGGGCCTGCCCAACCAGCAGTACGGCTTCAACGGCGCCGCGGTCGGTGACATCGAGCTGTACGAGGCGCAGAAGGCCCAGGACATCGCCACCCGCATCAACAGCGGCGAGAAGGTGTCCGCAGCCGACTACGCCGAGCTGAACCGTTCCTTCCGCGACAACGCCGGCAACAAGGCGTTCAGTCAGACGTTCCTCGCGGGCCTGGGCACCGAGGGCACGATCAAGCTCTCCGGCAAGCTGAACACCAAGGAGCACCAGGACCTGGAACGCGGCCTCGCCAACACGGTCGCCGGAGCGACCCAGGTGCCGGGGAAGACTTCCGAGATGCCCCCGGGGTCGAAGAAGTTCAACGAGTGGCTCAACAGCCCGGACGGCAAGTTCTACAAGGAGTGGACCGAGAGCCTCGACAAGTCCGGCACGAAGAACTTCGGCTCCAACACCCAGCCGCTCTACGGTTACCAGTCGTTCGTCAGCATGATGCAGCACGCCGACGCCGACTACGACGACCAGTTCCTCTACCAGCTCGGTGACGATCTGATCGCCGCCGAGAAGGAGCACGAGGGCATCTTCACCAAGTGGGGCGGCGGCTGGGAGGAGAAGGGGATCGAGAGTGACCCGATCGACGGCCTCCTCGGCGTGATGAGCAAGAACCCCGAGGCCGCGACCGCGTTCTTCGACCCTCAGGGCAACGGTCCGGCCGGTGACCACGTCGGCAACGACCACCTGAAGTACCTCCTCGGCAGCGGCGACGACTCCCGCGAGTGGCCCAAGAACGTCATCACCGGCTACGGCGTCGCCACCTACGACGACTACACCAGCCGGATCGGCCTCGGCGCGGCTCTTGAGGCGGCCACCACCGGGCGCGAGCCCAACGCGGCCGGGGCAGCCTTCGACCAGCACTCGGAGGCCCAGGCACGGGTGATGCAGGAGACCATCACCGTCCTGGACAAGGACGGCAAGGGCGACGCCGTCGAGCAGAACCTGAAGGCACCCCTGGGGCGTGCTCTCGCCGACTACACCATGGACACCCACGCGATCCTCAGGGGCGAAAGCCCCGGGGACGGCTCCGGGATCAAGGCGAACGGCGAGGACTCCAGCATCACCAACGACAAGCACAGCCTGCTGCGGGTGATGCGGGGCGTATCCGACGCGGCGTACGGGACGACGCCCGGAGGCGAACCCGTCCTCGTCTACGACCTCCTGTACGAGAACCAGAAGCTGTACTCGGCCGAGTACCTGGCCACGGCACGTGACGCCGAGGCCGGCCAGCAGAACAACGTCGTCGGCGACTGGGACAACAAGGCGCGCAACGTCGGCGAGGTGTACGGAGCGATGACCGCCATCGGCTCCGACATGATCCTCGACGACCGCGACACCAAGATCGGCAACCTCAACGACGCGATGCGCTACACGTACCACGGCGTCGGTGGCCTCTTCACCCAGATCCCCGTGGTGGGCGACCCGATCCAGCGCATGGTGGATGCCGCCACCTACGAGTACTCCAAGGACGTGTCGGCCGCCGCGGAGGATGTGGCCAGGTCCAAGGACAGCACGGCGACCTCTGCCGGCATCGGCGGCACGAACGCACTGATGGACGCCTGGGGCGGCACGCGTGGTGTCCAGGGCAGCGAGGCGCACGAGCACGCCAAGGGCGAGGCGCAGCAGAGCTTCATCACCGGCCGCGAAGACGCGTACTCGGCCCTGCGAACGAGGAAGTGA